Proteins encoded together in one Oceanobacillus iheyensis HTE831 window:
- a CDS encoding alanine/glycine:cation symporter family protein codes for MLEIIQSIIDHVNTFLWSYVLIIVLVGLGLYYTVKTNFVQFRLLPEMFRVIGDKRSFDASGKKGTSSFQAFAISAASRVGTGNMAGVASAVALGGPGALFWMWLIALLGAASGFVESTLAQLYKEKDSNQYRGGPAYYIEKGMKKRWLGIVFAITITFTYGLVFNSVQSNTISLAFEGQFQIDPVWIAIVLATLVAVIIFGGLKSIANVSQIIVPFMAIIYIVLALIILIMNIPAIPDMFALIFANAFGIEQVAGGGFGAAIMMGIKRGLFSNEAGMGAAPNAAATAEVSHPVKQGLVQALGVFFDTILVCTATGFVILTAGGFAGSEDDGIQITQSAFTQSLGDWAGIFIAIAIFLFAFSSILGNYYYGENNIAYIRDTKIGLFIYRIAVLAMVIFGTLASFDMVWSLADVTMALLALINLYAITILFNKANILLKDYVKQRKQGKDPVFYKDTLDDQTGIECWDREFHKNQ; via the coding sequence ATGTTGGAAATCATTCAATCAATTATAGATCATGTAAATACCTTTTTATGGTCATATGTATTAATCATCGTATTAGTAGGTTTAGGATTATACTATACCGTTAAAACAAATTTTGTTCAGTTTCGTTTATTGCCGGAAATGTTTCGAGTTATTGGAGATAAACGTTCGTTTGATGCTTCAGGTAAAAAAGGAACGAGTTCCTTTCAAGCATTTGCCATAAGTGCAGCATCCCGTGTTGGAACAGGAAATATGGCTGGCGTTGCGTCGGCTGTTGCTTTAGGTGGTCCGGGTGCGCTATTTTGGATGTGGCTTATCGCCCTATTAGGAGCTGCTTCTGGTTTTGTGGAAAGTACACTAGCACAACTTTATAAAGAAAAGGACTCGAATCAATATCGAGGCGGCCCTGCCTATTATATCGAAAAAGGTATGAAAAAACGTTGGCTCGGAATTGTATTTGCCATTACGATAACATTTACATATGGGCTCGTATTCAATTCCGTACAATCCAATACAATCAGTCTAGCATTCGAAGGGCAATTTCAAATTGATCCTGTTTGGATCGCTATTGTATTAGCCACACTCGTTGCTGTGATTATATTTGGTGGACTAAAGAGTATAGCTAATGTATCACAAATTATTGTACCTTTTATGGCAATAATCTATATCGTACTTGCTTTAATCATTCTAATAATGAACATTCCTGCTATTCCAGATATGTTTGCACTAATTTTTGCAAATGCATTTGGAATAGAACAAGTAGCAGGTGGTGGATTTGGTGCAGCAATTATGATGGGAATTAAACGTGGACTATTCTCTAATGAAGCTGGTATGGGTGCTGCTCCTAATGCTGCTGCAACTGCTGAAGTCAGTCACCCAGTAAAACAAGGATTAGTTCAAGCACTAGGTGTATTTTTTGATACTATTCTAGTATGTACAGCAACTGGATTTGTTATCTTGACTGCAGGTGGTTTTGCAGGTAGTGAAGATGACGGTATACAAATAACACAATCTGCATTTACACAGTCCCTTGGCGATTGGGCAGGAATATTTATTGCAATAGCGATATTCTTATTTGCATTTAGTTCTATCCTTGGTAACTATTACTATGGGGAAAATAATATTGCATATATACGCGATACGAAGATCGGTTTATTTATTTATCGAATTGCAGTTCTAGCAATGGTTATTTTTGGAACGCTGGCTTCATTTGATATGGTATGGTCGTTAGCAGATGTAACGATGGCATTGCTTGCATTAATTAACTTGTATGCCATTACTATCCTATTTAATAAAGCAAATATACTTCTCAAAGACTATGTGAAACAGCGGAAACAAGGAAAAGATCCTGTATTTTATAAAGATACGTTAGATGATCAAACTGGTATTGAATGTTGGGATCGAGAATTCCACAAAAATCAATAA
- a CDS encoding nitric oxide synthase oxygenase, translating to MTIEKVSQEAKLFLTQYFNETDKPYEYLTQRIAQVNSEIDQKGYYTQTYDEIVYGAKLAWRNSNRCIGRLFWERIEVADARKADTYEEVFDYLLSHIQLSFNHGRIKPYITIFRPQQEKKNIIKIWNHQLLRYAGYQTEEGIIGDSDSIQFTKICEGLGWKGARTNFDILPLVVQIGDNHPQWMEIPDDIIPEIPIEHPDYPEIASLNLKWYAIPIISDMRLEIGGLDYIAAPFNGWYMGTEIGARNFADEYRYNMLPKVAEKMNINTKHESNLWRDRALVELNAAVLYSFKKQGITITDHHTAAKQFEVFEKHEAAKGRDVTGKWTWLIPPVSPATTHIWHKPYTNDILTPNFFYQDKSYQPLSCPFH from the coding sequence TTGACGATAGAAAAAGTTTCTCAAGAAGCGAAGTTGTTTTTAACACAATACTTTAATGAAACAGATAAACCATATGAGTACTTAACCCAACGAATTGCTCAAGTTAACTCTGAGATAGATCAAAAAGGATATTATACACAAACGTACGATGAGATAGTCTATGGCGCTAAGTTAGCATGGAGAAATTCCAACCGATGTATTGGTAGACTTTTTTGGGAACGGATAGAAGTCGCTGATGCCCGAAAAGCTGACACTTACGAGGAAGTTTTCGACTACCTTCTCAGCCATATACAATTATCGTTCAACCATGGTAGAATCAAGCCATATATTACTATCTTCCGTCCACAACAAGAAAAGAAAAACATCATAAAAATTTGGAATCATCAACTATTAAGGTATGCAGGTTATCAAACGGAGGAGGGTATCATCGGAGATTCAGATTCCATCCAATTCACAAAAATTTGTGAAGGTTTAGGTTGGAAAGGCGCACGCACAAATTTCGATATCTTACCACTCGTTGTACAAATTGGAGACAACCATCCTCAATGGATGGAAATCCCAGATGACATAATTCCAGAAATACCTATCGAGCATCCAGATTATCCAGAAATCGCTTCGTTAAATTTAAAATGGTATGCTATTCCAATCATATCTGATATGCGTTTAGAGATTGGTGGACTCGATTATATTGCAGCTCCATTCAATGGATGGTATATGGGAACAGAAATAGGTGCAAGGAATTTTGCCGATGAGTATCGATATAATATGTTACCAAAGGTCGCTGAAAAGATGAACATAAATACAAAACATGAAAGTAATCTTTGGAGAGATCGAGCATTAGTAGAATTAAATGCCGCAGTTCTATATTCATTTAAAAAGCAAGGTATTACAATTACAGACCATCACACTGCAGCAAAACAATTCGAAGTTTTCGAGAAGCATGAGGCGGCAAAAGGTCGGGATGTCACAGGTAAGTGGACTTGGCTTATACCACCTGTCTCTCCTGCAACAACACATATATGGCATAAACCTTATACTAATGATATTTTAACACCTAATTTTTTTTATCAAGATAAATCTTATCAACCATTATCTTGTCCTTTTCATTAA
- a CDS encoding dipeptidase → MNLSSILLWGMLSILPGINNADIWEHITKPFQLIHEIQEEQPVHEQSIVVDSHIDTMMNVLDENTWLPTLDIAESTSLHIDMQKLKESGIDVGYFAAFTTDYGYTERNLSRTLALINALYWTAENNQKSMTISTSLDEIKDTLANDKIAIVPTIEGGYSFSQENSIELVQQYKDLGIKAIGFNWNYSNILGEGADEVYLDGRSSSGGLTTTGEELVQEMNRLGMIVDVSHMSRDTFWDVIETTEAPIMATHSGVEELRSHQRNLTDEQLQAIKENNGVVGIVFYPVFLSENNQATINDIVDHIDYVVDLIGIDHVAIGSDFDGADLPSDMKDSTDLPLLTKELENRGYSDEDIRKILGENSLRVMKEAEEISEVENASSSSTAKIVPEYQMGDHIKSSTPTFKATIEKDDSAQVEDVTMIIDGQKYNAEYDENSLEVSHTVKEKLTEYYHVVTFEVLLDNGDTIRDTAIVYLNN, encoded by the coding sequence ATGAACCTTTCATCAATTTTATTATGGGGAATGTTATCCATTTTACCAGGTATAAATAATGCCGATATTTGGGAGCACATAACGAAACCTTTCCAACTCATACATGAAATACAAGAAGAACAGCCCGTTCATGAGCAATCTATCGTTGTTGATAGTCATATTGATACAATGATGAATGTTCTTGACGAGAATACCTGGCTTCCAACTCTCGATATTGCAGAATCAACATCTCTTCATATCGATATGCAAAAATTAAAAGAAAGTGGTATAGATGTAGGCTATTTTGCTGCATTCACAACAGATTACGGCTATACAGAAAGAAACTTAAGTAGAACATTGGCTTTAATAAATGCTTTATACTGGACTGCAGAAAACAATCAAAAATCCATGACAATTTCAACTTCCTTAGATGAAATTAAAGATACACTTGCTAATGACAAAATTGCAATCGTACCTACTATAGAAGGCGGCTATTCTTTTTCACAAGAAAATAGTATAGAACTTGTGCAACAATATAAGGATCTTGGAATAAAAGCAATCGGTTTTAATTGGAACTACTCAAATATACTTGGTGAAGGGGCAGATGAAGTTTATTTAGATGGCAGGTCTTCTTCAGGAGGATTAACGACAACCGGTGAAGAACTCGTTCAAGAAATGAATCGATTAGGAATGATTGTAGATGTTTCTCATATGTCTAGAGATACATTTTGGGATGTCATCGAAACAACAGAAGCCCCCATTATGGCAACACACTCTGGTGTGGAAGAATTGAGAAGTCATCAAAGAAACCTTACTGATGAGCAGCTACAAGCAATCAAAGAAAATAATGGCGTGGTTGGTATTGTGTTTTATCCCGTATTCTTATCTGAAAATAATCAAGCTACAATCAATGATATTGTAGACCACATCGATTATGTCGTCGATTTAATTGGAATAGACCATGTTGCGATTGGATCTGACTTTGATGGAGCTGACCTTCCTTCCGATATGAAAGATAGTACGGACCTTCCACTTCTGACCAAAGAATTGGAAAATAGAGGATATTCAGATGAGGATATTCGAAAAATTCTTGGAGAAAATTCCTTAAGAGTAATGAAAGAAGCTGAAGAAATTTCAGAAGTTGAAAATGCTTCATCAAGCTCAACTGCTAAGATTGTTCCTGAATATCAAATGGGAGATCACATAAAATCTTCAACTCCTACTTTCAAAGCAACTATCGAGAAGGATGATTCAGCTCAAGTCGAAGATGTTACTATGATTATTGATGGACAGAAATATAACGCAGAGTATGACGAAAACTCTTTAGAGGTTTCTCATACAGTTAAGGAAAAATTGACGGAATATTACCATGTCGTCACCTTTGAAGTCTTATTAGATAATGGAGATACTATCCGAGATACTGCGATAGTATATTTAAATAATTAA
- the purU gene encoding formyltetrahydrofolate deformylase, protein MYRYSENKLDVFQERYKDRARLLIKCPDKQGIVAAVSTFLHEQGANIVASNQYTVDPEGGQFFMRLEFEIKGLSEQVGQLKEKFQIVAEHMDMEWRIAMMSELKNVAIFVSKEPHCLLELLWEWQSGDLLANIKVVISNHETAREMVEAVGIPFYHIPVTKEQKKEAEEKQNQILKKYDIELIILARYMQILSPHFVEKYESKIINIHHSFLPAFIGAKPYERAYDRGVKMIGATSHYVTNDLDEGPIIEQDIDRVNHEQDAADLKKIGQSIERRVLARAVKWHLEDRILVHGNKTIIFE, encoded by the coding sequence ATGTACCGATATTCAGAAAATAAATTAGATGTATTTCAAGAAAGGTATAAAGATAGAGCTCGACTATTGATAAAATGTCCAGACAAACAAGGAATTGTCGCTGCAGTTTCAACATTTTTACATGAACAAGGAGCTAATATTGTAGCTTCAAATCAATATACTGTTGATCCAGAGGGTGGACAATTTTTTATGCGCTTAGAATTTGAAATCAAAGGTTTATCTGAACAAGTAGGGCAGTTAAAGGAAAAGTTTCAAATTGTAGCTGAACATATGGATATGGAATGGCGAATTGCTATGATGAGCGAGCTTAAAAATGTAGCTATCTTTGTTTCGAAAGAACCTCATTGCTTACTTGAATTGTTATGGGAATGGCAAAGTGGAGATTTATTAGCAAATATTAAAGTAGTAATTAGTAATCATGAAACTGCAAGGGAAATGGTTGAAGCTGTTGGAATTCCTTTTTATCATATTCCAGTTACGAAAGAACAAAAAAAAGAAGCAGAGGAAAAACAAAATCAAATCCTCAAAAAATATGATATCGAGCTGATTATATTAGCAAGATATATGCAAATATTGAGCCCTCATTTTGTAGAAAAATATGAGAGTAAAATTATAAATATTCATCATTCATTTTTACCTGCTTTTATTGGAGCAAAACCGTATGAACGTGCATATGATCGAGGGGTCAAAATGATTGGTGCAACTTCACATTATGTAACAAATGATTTAGATGAAGGGCCGATTATTGAACAAGATATTGATCGTGTCAATCATGAACAAGATGCAGCAGATTTAAAGAAAATCGGGCAATCAATTGAGAGACGTGTTCTTGCACGAGCTGTAAAATGGCATTTAGAAGATCGTATTCTTGTGCATGGAAACAAGACGATTATTTTTGAATAA